gaaacattgtatttggggatcgttaagtcgatggaaggttgtttcacattgcaatattttgaaacgtTTGACATTTCAAACCCACATCGTTGCAGGAAATatctaaatacccagtttttttacaacaacgaatctaggttacccatggattaaagtgaactagcgttaaaacTCTGCACCGCCGGTCGGTAGAACTTCTTTTCCCGACATTCATAGAGAGCCTTTGCCCATGTTACCGTGAATGAGCGATCTCCCCCTCccaaaacaataaacaatgtaATAGcatttattgcatattcatgccctatcgggctaagtacatgcatatactatatatagatacaaaagtccgcaatacagtacacatggtttctaagactaatctaaaacatgggttctaaaactattctaatacatttgttcggcttcttatcttgtttcttagtaatgttaaaaatgtagttgagatgtgtttgtataatgtcgtttgatcaaaactcATTTTTCAACACTGGACAAATATTTAAagtgagggaactttcctatgatatggctaaaaagaatatttctttcgTTACTATTTAAACTACAATCTGATAAAATGTGGGATTCATCCTCGACCTTGTTCACGTTACAGAACAATatagacaataaaaaaaaccGGACGGTAGCGCGTTTTCAAAGGTATCAGAAAGAGGCTCCGAAATCCGTTTGTACTATTTATCTATACTCGATGTGTATACTGTTCTGTTCACTGAAAATCGGGAAAGTTATCAACTGTTCCCGACAGAATTGCTTGCCCACAGCACTTATTGATCTAGCCTGAGACCACATTAAATACTTTGTTGTTTTCCGTCACTTTCTAACGCATACAAGGAATTAAGTTAACTATAAATATCATCAGATATAGAGGTTATTGAAAATGAAGGGGTTATTGAAAATAACATACGATCAAACGCAAATGTTCTGACCACATAAAATAACAggatatatataacgttactttattGTAATTGTGAGAGTCAAAGTTGAAAGAACTATAGTATAGTATTTATGTGTGCTAGAATAGGTGATGTTCGTGTATGTGAATTTTAATGGCCAGAAAATCAATAAGCGTATCTGGGTTTTCTGatttaaggccacagcaagtatattttatggatgacatcctctgcagactgcaaaaatagtgcgatagggcgaaaaaaaaaacaagattggtacaaaaaaacaagattggtacattttcaaattaGACACCAtgaacgttgtaacaagaataaaagccaacaaggcattcatccctagccctgtatttaagacatgtgcATGCACGGGTGTTGTAAAAGTGAcgctagtgtggtagactggtgtcACTAACAAAGTTGctaactacactcatggcttctgAATTGGTGCCAttgttacaactatccaactagtttcacttctacaacttactacagtcctgggtacctcacaATTTCCCTTTTACAAGTAATTATtgggctacaacacaacatatttgttcATTTCGGTAATTTTTCATCacgttgaccatctccaaagaagaaaaaaatcttgtttttttctgaaatcaggcaaaaattaatgagcgcgcggatgtcatccataaaatttacttgctgtggcctaacatttATTTGCTGTCGGCTAAAACTACGCCCGGTGCATATTTTCATAGTCTCTTGCCTTTCACCAGGGGAGTTGCATTCCTAACCAATAACTTACCGTATTTTTTGCAAAATTCTACAACCCACAAGCCCTAAGAATAGCGACGAAAAGCTGATAGGCATCGAAATGTAATCAGGGGCCAACAATAatagttgtgtaaaaaaaactactgtATCCTATGTTCTCTCGTACCAACCTGTTCAATTTTTTCACGAATGTCCTTATTAGTTAAAATGAAGATGATTCAGTCTATACTTCTGAATAATTATCAAATTTTGATTAGACGTCTCGAACGGTGTCCACCGTTCTTCATCAGtgaattgaaaatgaagttgtaCAAAGTTTGCGGAACaaagaataattcttatgttcaaaataaacagAACAGGTAACGGTTAtggtgttctaaaataaacagCACAGGTAACAATTTGGTACCTAgtacctgttttgtttatttttagtttgtttggtACCTAttacctgttttgtttatttagaacataaggATTATTCTTTGTTCCACAAATTTAGTACAACTTCTTTTTCAATTTGATAATTATCCAGAAGTATAGACTGAATCATCTTCAATTTATTGTATCCTGGATGattaatcttcacaaacgtccTCATTTGTTGCACAGTTAAAACGTCATGGCTGTGGAGCTGTTTCATTGGCTGATCGTGGGCGGCGCCTTCGCCGTCTCGTTCCCAATCTTCACCATCCTCACGCCTGCCATCTTCAGGCGTCTCGTTCCCGGGTTCGATCAACTCAACCCGAGAAAAGACTTTCTCATCAAAGATGCGTAAGTATGATTAAAATattcgccaaaaagtagttactcaagctactggatatggtttcgaaaacggtcagacgtgtCAACTGctatccagtagttttcgtcagtgacactgaatagATAGTTATGCTGGAGAGGGTTTTCTATTCTAggtgtgaattgatatgtaaagaagatctagttgaagaataggtttatcctaactatgaataaaTATGCAAAAATGAGTGGAAGGCAATTTTTAAAGGTCCAAAGGCTACAAAGGTAAGACAagtttacatatcaattcacagatAGGATACTTATATAAACGTATATCCTCATATACCCTTTATACATAGATGGCAAGATAATAAGAGACAAGAGGCCACGataatacaatctttattgacacaacaaaagtacagcgactttcgtaaggtctacatgtataacaactacttacagtacaactaaacacatatatatggatatctataggtatggatacatcaacataaagggtctagcatgtcatttacactattggttctacggtataaacaatcgtggatatatttgcctacttgtacacaatgtggattatcgcctcccagaatgtacttgaatttatctatcgaacagagagtagcaaagtctttagagcaagtggaaagtaatgtgaacagctctgtgcgtttatcatcatatcgagaacaatTAACAGTGCGGTCAAACAGCACGGTTTAATCAGGCTATAAATATTGATAACCAATTAACAAGATTGGCGGACGTGCTGTTTCATTAGGTTGCTCCCAGTGGGAAAAGTTAATGATGCCATCTTATAGATCAAATCAGCTTGCTCCTCCGTTATTTTGTCCCACTCTTATATTCGCCTACATAGATCAATATCTTCGTACTTCATTCCGAGACCAAATCATCCATACATAACATGATATAACACATTAAATGTTACCAGTAATTATGCCATCTTATAGATCTAGTTGTCTTGCTCCTTCGTTATTATATTATGTTCGACTCCTATATTCACCTTCATAGATCAATATCTTTGTACTATATTCCGAGaccaaatcattcattcaaaacGACAATATTACACATAAAATGTTACCGGTAATTATGCCATCTCATAGATCAAATCAGCTTGCTCCTTCGATATTTTGTCCGACTCCTATATTTGCCTTCATAGATCAATATCTTTGTACTATATTCCGAGaccaaatcattcattcaaaacGACAATATTACACATAAAATGTTACCAGTAGTTATGCCATCTTATAGATGAAATTAGCTTGCTTCTTCGTTATGTCCAAATCCTACTATACCTACATAGATCAATATCTTTGTAGTATATTTCAAAACCAAACCATTCATTCAAACCGATAATATAACACATATGCTGCTACCAGTCATGATGCCATCTTATAGACCAAATAAGCTTACTCCATCGTTATTTTGTCCCACTCTTATGTTCGCTTTCATAGATCAATATCTTTGTACTTCATTCCGAGACCAAAGCATCAATACATAACATGATATAACTCGTAATGTTACCAGTAATATTTGACAATTCTAGATTTAGGACAATTTCTTTGTACCTTCTACACAAGAGAATATTGTAAGTCATATACTTTTATCGACAATATTTTGTAGTTCGTAGAAATGAAGGATAAATTTACCTTGTAGCGTTGTTGTTTCAAATTGATAGAATAAGATTTTTGTGACTTCTATCGATACTATTTGTAGTTCTTAGAAATGAAAGATAGATTTACCTTGCAGAGTTGTTGTTTGAAAGAATAATAAGATTCCTTGcttttacacaaccaaatgttttatatattttgcaatgtgaaccagtcagaattaccctgaggATGTTGGCAAACGTTCGCAGAAACGTCGGTTAAAACGCCTGGTCACGAacaaagaatactgtaaatgcagaaactttcgccgtacggtggtttaatgttcgcggttttcgcagtagccacttcaccgcgaactaaaaactaccacgaacattttttcGTGGCATTAAaggactacagtgcatggtgctatcgcggacttaaacccaccgcgaaaagtccttttcccgctaccgcgaagttaattcccgcaaacttaaactcaaattttacagtattgttatTCAGAGACTTAACAACCTGATAAAACTGTTGGCTGTTTTTGTTTCACAGCTGTtacaaaaactgacaaaaacgaacggacacgaacTACATACCAGTTTTCAGTCTACCATGTGCTTTGAACAATGTATGTGTGATATAATATCTGTATACGATTGTGCGATTTTCAACAACGAAGAAATACAAAATTCTCtacagcttgactttgccttacctttgtttctaTNNNNNNNNNNNNNNNNNNNNNNNNNNNNNNNNNNNNNNNNNNNNNNNNNNNNNNNNNNNNNNNNNNNNNNNNNNNNNNNNNNNNNNNNNNNNNNNNNNNNtatttcctattggacatctaaaattgtcctcattcatagttagggtataaaagtcCAGCTTTCTTCCAGAtcatttcagtgtcactgacgaaagatactggatactatctaaaacgtctgaccgttccaaaaccatatccagttgcttgagtaactgctctttggcatatcttattacctggatgtctaatcttcatcgacggaAGTTTATTCATAAAGTTGTGCCGTTTCAGAGTGCTGTCAATCTGCCACGTGTTCGTCATGGCAACGCTGGCCTGGTACGCCTGTCTCTGCACCGACCAAGTGCCTCATGACGTCATCTGGTACGTACAACAGTAACCTTACAGTCTATTTCTTAAAGCCTCGTTCTTATTGGTTACTTTGTTTTAGTTTCATGTTTGAATCATAGATATATTGTACTGACTTAGCTAGATACTTTGTTTTAGCTTCATGTTTGAATCATAAGTATATTGTACTGACTTAGCTAGATACTTTGTTTTAGCTTCATGTTTGAATCATAAATATATTGTACTGACTTAGCTAGATACTTTGTTTTAGCTTCATGTTTGAATCATAAATATATTGTACTGACTTAGCTAGATACTTTGTTTTAGCTTCATGTTTGAATCATAAGTATATTGTACTGACTTAGCTAGATACTTTGTTTTAGCTTCATGTTCGAATCATAAATATATTGTACTGACTTAGCTAGATACTTTGTTTTAGCTTCATGTTCGAATCATAAATATATTGTACTGACGTAGCTAGATACTTTGTTTTAGCTTCATGTTTGAATCATAAATATATTGTACTGACTTAGCTAGATACTTTGTTTTAGCTTCATGTTTGAATCATAAGTATATTGTACTGACTTAGCTAGATACTTTGTTTTAGCTTCATGTTCGAATCATAAATATATTGTACTGACTTAGCTAGATACTTTGTTTTAGCTTCATGTTTGAATCATAAATATATTGTACTGACTTAGCTAGATACTTTGTTTTAGCTTCATGTTTGAATCATAAGTATATTGTACTGACTTAGCTAGATACTTTGTTTTAGCTTCATGTTTGAATCATAGGTATATTGTACTGATTTAGCTAGATACTTTGTTTTAGCTTCATGTTTGAATCATAAGTATATTGTACTGACTTAGCTAGATACTTTGTTTTAGCTTCATGTTTGAATCATAAGTATATTGTACTGACTTAGCTAGATACTTTGTTTTAGCTTCATGTTTGAATCATAAGTATATTGTACTGACTTAGCTAGATACTTTGTTTTAGCTTCATGTTTGAATCATAGATATATTGTACTGATTTAGCTAGATACTTTGTTTTAGCTTCATGTTTGAATCATAGGTATATTGTACTGACTTAGCTACTAGTAGATACTTTGTTTAGCTTCATGTTTGAATCATAGGTGTATATTGTAATGATTTAGATAAAGTTTTAAGATAGTATTGGGCCGTGTGGAGTAACAGCAGTGTGTTTGGCCCAGacgccagaggtcctgggtcaAAATCCTGCCATGCTACCGATCATATGCTCTTAGGAAAGGCGTTGCCCACATCACCCAggctttggttggggaggtaccAGCTTGCGCAGTGGgagaagagggatgggctccgcctgcCAATACCATGCCATAGAGACATCAAATTACAATCTACTGCTCATATGGCCTTGGGAATGCTGTTAAGGATTACATTTGCCTCTAGGATAGAATAATGTCCGACGTTAAAAATAATTTAAACATAAAACTGTGCTTCTTTTACTTCAGGCACGAGTCATCACTGGTGAAGATCATGAACTCCCTCATGGTTGGATACTGCGCTGCTGGTGGGTTGATAGACGTTGATTTTAAACTTTTATGTCCATCACATAAAGACTTAAGACAAAATCTAAAACTACGCTGAACATCAGTTCTTTGTTacgcacatatatatatggggACATACTGTGACGGCAATAGTCTAGTGGTTATAGGATGTTGGGTTTCTACGTTAATATCAAAGACAGGACTCGATGTTGCGTTTAGAGGAAACGCACTTTACACGCCCTCTGACAGAATATATAAAAATTGCAGTGTGAAAACATACTATTAGTTACACAGaaggtgtgtgttttgttgtgtgtgttatgtgtgtctgtgaaaaATAATTAGTTAAACagaagttgtgtgtgtgtggttgtatgtgtgtgtgttgtgttttgttgtgtgtgttatgtgtgtgtgtgtgtgtgtgtgtgtgtgtgtgaaaaaatAATTAAACagaaggtgtgtttgtgtgtttgtgttgtgttttgttgtgtgtgttatgtgtgtatgtgtgtgtcattGTAATTCTAAAAAGGCATTTAAATCAATGTTTGATTAACACCTTGTGTGTCTGACATACAGTTTGTGTCCTTACTTTTCAGCCTGCCTGCTGATGATATGGTACCGAGTAGTGGACCAGGCCAGCTTCCTTCACCATCTCGTGTCAACATACACTGCCTACATATCATTGGTAAGGTCATGACAGCTGTAGGAAAACAAGCTGACATGTTAGAGCTCTACCTCAGagtagaaatgaaacttttcTTCCTGTCTTTTTATATTATAAAAACGCATATTACTTGTATTTTAGTCTGGGACATAATTCAGCCCGGCCGAGGCATATATTCCACATGATGTTGGACCAGTTTGGACGGCCATTTGAAAACATACGGGTCCAATGtctattttgaacatttgcTTGTGTTATGTGTAGACTACGAGTATACTTGTTGATTCAACGTGCCTTACTGTGGATACAATAATGAAATTAGCTAGTTTTTAAAAGTAAGAGATAAATAAGTTTCAGGGCTAAGTGGGAGAAATTTAAGCGGGctaagtgtgttttttttttctctcggtGCAGACGTACCCTTGTCTACATTACTACGCCAACATCTGTTACATGATGGAAATATCCGGACCTTTCGTCAACACTCGGTAAGTGTCGTGACTTTTCGTAGACTGCAGATGGTCAAATtgtagaattaaaaaaaaaaacgcaaatgGGTACAATTGTTGACAAATAAAGTCGACATTTTCTTCTTACCTTTGATAATTGTACGGTATTTGAATCATTATATTATATGTGTGTCAAGTATAAAGGCGAAAGGGCTAACACTCTTCCCTGTGAAAGTACTCTGCTACAGAAATAGCTAGGGAACTTGCTCCCTATATATGTGCCACTAGGAACTACAAGGAGAACAACAACATTAACAACGTACGCTGTGATGGACGATGGAAAAAAGATGAGCGAAATCGTGttatgctacggtcacaatTGCACCGATGCCCGTAGATATTGGAGCCCTGGTCGGTCTCCGAAGCCACGAAGTTGTCCCGGGGGACTGCTGGATATCGGTAGAGCGTGTGCCCCTCTCTTTCACGATTAAGTTTTGGCGTCTATTTGCCGGGTACAGGGTTGATTTTAATTGCGAATTAAAAGAATCCGGGGCTCGACGTTGCGTATACCCCTTTCTTTCACTATTAGGTTTTGGCTTCTATTTTTCGGGTACAGGGTTGATTATGACTGCGAATTAAAAGAATCCAGGGACCCGACGTTGCGTATACCCCTTTCTTTAACTATTAGGTTTTGGCGACTATTTGCCGGGTACAGGATTGATTATAACTCCGAATTAAAAGAATCTAGGGGCCCGATCTTGCCGCTGGGTGTCCCAACTGGCCTCTTTGTCCTATTGTGACTGTAGCATTAGTGTGAAGACGCTCACGTgctcattctctctctctctctctgcagaATGATTCTCAAGCAGCTAGGCGATCAAAATTCTCCCCTTTTTATTTGCAACGGACTCGCCATGGTTGTGACGTTCTTCTTCGGACGGGTGCTCTCAACCATCGTTGCCACCTACAACCTCATCAGGCTCATGGTGACGGACTCCCAGCAGTTCTTTCAACTTCCGGTACCCGTCCTGCTTTGCTACGTGGGCGGATGTGCCCTCTTCAACACCCTCAACTACTACTggtttttcaagattttgcgCGGTTTTGTCTCCTTCTTCAAGAAACGTCAAGTATAGAACATCTTCAGCGTTCTTCACCAATGAGGACCAAACGGAGTCATAGTCAACCACCAACGAGGTTTTCCAATGGAATAACTGACACAATGATACGCAATAACAGACGCTTGTTGCAAAAGATTAAAAATCAAGTTTGTacatatttattgttttttttaatactttacaCCTTTGTCAAACTACTGTGCAATAACTTGAGCGTCTGCTGTAATAACTTGTAtaatacgttttttttctattcacttttggacagacgaggactgTGTGGCACTGCACTTAAGTTAGTAATTTATTATTAACAGTGCCAGATGTAATGTACATTTGATATGCAGCTAAAGATGAATCAtttatcatatatcataatgataatgtcATACTCAGTGTTATAACTGAAAAGCCTAATATCTATAAACACTAGTAATATCTGTTATTACCAGACATGAAAGCCCCATCGTTAGGAATGATAGCGTGCTGTATGCACAGGAGCCATGGAACGTGTTGTCTTGCCCATTGCATTTAAGAACTACCAACAGTAATGATACGTCATCGAAGACACCCAATGGACTCTGAGAACACAATCATCTAAGCGTTGTGTACTAAGGGTGGGTACCTGTGCGGTTCATCGATACAAAATCgattttcttgttggacaggtTCAGAAAAAACCCGGACCTGATCAAAAAATCAGttgaccggattttggaccaattagaaaatggacgGCTTATACCGGCAGCTGTTGACGAGTTTGTGGGCTTACAGGTCCAGAGGTAAAAAGAGTGAAGTGCAGGAGAGTTGatggtcatttttaccaagtttctacagtcagacGTGGTCTTAGTTAAGTTAAGTCCACGCCAGTggaagtcggatactccacaCAAAAAATCCTTCAAGGCAAaatgagtatcgcccattcacaagctctcacagataattaggtctaGGTTCAgttccgtacctggacctgatcctctggacctgggcCGTACCTGTActtggattttctgtaccggtacccacccctgttCTGTAGTCAAAGCGACGTTCATGATTTCTTACAATCCTGTACCTTGTAGCATCTCTTAAATGTACACCAAAGCTTGAGTTTGATAATCTTAACACATCAGGTATATATTCTTCCACATTTGTGTGTTTAAAGTCTACATATTTGGCTACGGCTTGTTTAGCACGATGATCTTTGTATTATATATGTGAGCAGGGATGCAGTCAAATTTTCTGGCTATCTCTCCACCGTTTTTATCATATAAACTGTTGCATTGATCTTTGGTCCTATGGAATCATTCAACCCAAACGACTTTATAACCCATTgatgttgtacaaaattgttCTTGATTTAACCAGTTTTGGTTATTACTATGCTATGGATAAAGTAATATCAAGCAAGAATCTGATCACAATGTACTACGGTATAGATTAACTCATGAAATCATTATGCATGCAACTCTATGAGTCCGGTACTCGAATAACTGACGACCTCATTGGAGGGAAAAAGATTTAATATATATCAAGTATACAACATGCATGTAACGTATAGTGTTGCAGTAATATAATACATAAATTCCTCATGGAAGAAAAGCAAGCAGACCCAAGAGAAactgaaatatacaaaatgggACCTCACTAAATTGTctgtctgtatatgtatatccaCTATTTGTGCTTTTTATCTTCAGTTCACCTATAGTTTAGCATGTATGAATTCAACACGTAGAAACATCTGTAGCCCAATTGACATGTACGTAATCAAGCAATAAAAGTAAGATACATTTATATGCAAGGTATATCTATTATTCTAGCCATCTCTAGTCCGTTGTATATAGTAATATACCACTCTACATGAAAGTATATGATGGGAAGCTACCAGATGAATCTAACTATAGATACATATTTGGAAAAAGGTCCTAATCTCAAATCATTCATGCATaaaattatcaatatcatttccATCTTTTCCGAACGATTTTCTTTCTACCTTTGGTAGCGCATCTGTAAGTTGGGAGAACCTCTCTGTATTTGAAGTCTATCACAGCAAGGTATTGTCTGTGTTATCTAACTTGGTGGATCCAGCCGCTGCACTTCTGTCTCTGTTGAGAAACGATCATGCAAGTATCACTTATCAGTAAAATAAATCACACCAATTAACACCAGACGCGAATAATGACAACATAGTCTTTCCATCTCTGGTTTGAACTTTGAACAATCAGGAAAACACTAAAACCGGAGGTtattaaagcaaaaaaaaaatacattgaagaaaagataatgaagATGGAAATTGGACTGTTTACCTAATGGTCGAAGTTCTAACAAAATGTCAATTCTGATCCACTGGCATTGCATCTTCAGGTTCTGTTTCTATTGgaaggaaacaaaatataaagtTACGATGCGAGAAGCAGCACACTATGGAAGGGTTTGGCTCATCGAGAAAAGACTGCATGGCAAAACGCAATTGGACGTATAACGTAAGTTACCATGATTTATGCAGAAGATCTTACCAGGGAATTCGCTTTTCAGATCATCCACGACGTGCTGAAGCCCAGCTTTAGACAGAGCCTCTATGAGGACCTCCACAGTAGCGGCATCACCCTGCCTCCTGTGCCAGTCGTGTAACATGTCCATACAGCAGGACTTGTCATCTGGGTTTCTGCCTGCGATGTTTCGGATTCCTGCGTCGTCGAGGTCCAAGAAGTAGGCCAGGTCTTTCCAATCCGAGCTCACTTTTTCTTTGATGAAGAAGAAGTACTTCCGAACCCCTGCATATCAATAACGACATGTATAAAAGTACACAAAGTTAGACATATCGAATAATCAATGGATTGTTAGATAAATCATGGATATTTCTCGGTGATATATGTATAAAAAGTCATTTCCAAGAAAATAAGTAATAAAATATCCATATTTACCTTCCCTGCCACGGTCGCCTGGAGCAGTAGATTGCATTTCAGCGTGCACAATAACCATCGTCTCTAAAGCTAGAACTTGAGCAACTTGTCCTGAATGAAATATTGATAGACATCGACATAAAATATTCCTCGAGGTGATAAA
The sequence above is drawn from the Branchiostoma floridae strain S238N-H82 chromosome 17, Bfl_VNyyK, whole genome shotgun sequence genome and encodes:
- the LOC118404624 gene encoding TLC domain-containing protein 4-B-like; the protein is MAVELFHWLIVGGAFAVSFPIFTILTPAIFRRLVPGFDQLNPRKDFLIKDAVLSICHVFVMATLAWYACLCTDQVPHDVIWHESSLVKIMNSLMVGYCAAACLLMIWYRVVDQASFLHHLVSTYTAYISLTYPCLHYYANICYMMEISGPFVNTRMILKQLGDQNSPLFICNGLAMVVTFFFGRVLSTIVATYNLIRLMVTDSQQFFQLPVPVLLCYVGGCALFNTLNYYWFFKILRGFVSFFKKRQV